One region of Mycobacterium riyadhense genomic DNA includes:
- a CDS encoding 1,4-dihydroxy-2-naphthoyl-CoA synthase, translating to MSDNPFDATKWRLVDGFDDLTDITYHRHVTDATVRVAFDRPEVRNAFRPHTVDELYRVLDHARMSPDVGVVLLTGNGPSPKDGGWAFCSGGDQRIRGRSGYQYASGETADTVDVARAGRLHILEVQRLIRFMPKVVICLVNGWAAGGGHSLHVVCDLTLASREHARFKQTDADVGSFDGGYGSAYLARQVGQKFAREIFFLGRPYTAEQMHRMGAVNEVVEHAELEMVGQQWATEINAKSPQAQRMLKFAFNLLDDGLVGQQLFAGEATRLAYMTDEAVEGRDAFLQKRAPDFRPFPRYF from the coding sequence TTGAGCGACAACCCATTTGACGCGACAAAATGGCGACTCGTCGACGGGTTCGACGATCTGACCGACATCACGTACCACCGGCACGTCACCGACGCCACCGTGCGGGTGGCATTCGACCGCCCCGAGGTGCGCAACGCGTTTCGGCCACACACCGTCGACGAACTGTACCGAGTGCTCGACCATGCCCGGATGTCCCCCGATGTAGGCGTGGTGCTATTGACCGGCAACGGGCCGTCGCCGAAGGACGGCGGCTGGGCATTCTGCTCCGGCGGTGACCAACGCATCCGCGGGCGCAGCGGATACCAATACGCCTCCGGCGAGACCGCCGACACCGTAGACGTCGCGCGCGCCGGTCGGCTGCACATTCTCGAGGTACAGCGGCTGATCCGGTTCATGCCCAAGGTGGTGATCTGCCTGGTCAACGGGTGGGCCGCGGGCGGCGGGCACAGCCTGCACGTGGTGTGCGACCTCACGCTGGCCAGCCGCGAGCACGCCCGCTTCAAACAGACCGACGCCGACGTCGGCAGCTTCGACGGTGGCTACGGCAGCGCGTATCTGGCTCGTCAGGTGGGCCAGAAGTTCGCCCGTGAGATCTTCTTCCTGGGCCGCCCCTATACCGCCGAGCAGATGCACCGCATGGGCGCGGTCAACGAGGTCGTCGAGCACGCCGAGCTGGAAATGGTGGGCCAGCAATGGGCGACGGAGATCAACGCCAAATCGCCTCAGGCGCAACGGATGCTGAAATTCGCGTTCAATCTGCTCGACGACGGCCTGGTGGGTCAGCAGCTGTTCGCGGGTGAGGCCACCCGGCTGGCCTACATGACCGACGAGGCCGTCGAGGGTCGTGACGCGTTTCTGCAGAAGCGGGCACCGGACTTCAGGCCGTTCCCGAGGTACTTCTAA
- a CDS encoding DUF3349 domain-containing protein: MNHFLASIVSWLRAGYPEGIPPTDSFAVLALLARRLTTDEVKAVATELMQRGEFDQIDIGVAITHITDELPSPEDIERVRARLAAKGWPLDNARDSEDYT; the protein is encoded by the coding sequence GTGAACCATTTTCTCGCTTCGATCGTGTCGTGGCTGCGCGCGGGATATCCGGAAGGCATTCCGCCTACGGATTCCTTTGCGGTGCTTGCCCTACTGGCGCGCCGGTTGACGACCGATGAGGTCAAAGCCGTCGCCACCGAGCTGATGCAACGCGGCGAGTTCGACCAGATCGATATCGGTGTGGCGATCACTCACATCACCGACGAATTGCCGTCGCCGGAAGATATCGAGCGAGTGCGCGCCCGGTTAGCCGCCAAGGGCTGGCCCCTCGATAACGCGCGCGATAGCGAGGACTACACATAG
- a CDS encoding inorganic phosphate transporter, producing the protein MSIDLFLLVIVVITALAFDFTNGFHDTGNAMATSIASGALAPKAAVALSAVLNLVGAFLSTAVAATIAKGLIDANLVTLELVFAGLVGGIVWNLLTWLLGIPSSSSHALIGGIVGATIAAVGARGVIWHGVVSKVIIPAIIAAFLAVVVGATATWLVYWITRGVPEPRTATGFRRGQIGSASLVSLAHGTNDAQKTMGVIFLALMSYGAVSRTASMPPLWVIVSCAIAMALGTYLGGWRIIRTLGKGLVEIHPPQGMSAESSSAAVILLSAHFGYALSTTQVCTGSVLGSGLGKPGGEVRWGVAGRMATAWLVTLPLAGLVGAITYWIVHIIGGYPGAIIGFSLLVAVSAAIYIRSRRVKVDHNNVNADWEGNLTAGLEGSEDYKPPSTPGPKFGGRTPQFGSDDDTVTAGNPS; encoded by the coding sequence GTGAGCATAGACTTGTTCCTCTTGGTCATTGTCGTGATCACGGCATTGGCATTCGACTTCACCAACGGGTTCCACGACACGGGCAATGCCATGGCGACCTCCATCGCCAGCGGTGCGCTCGCGCCCAAGGCAGCCGTGGCGCTCTCGGCGGTCCTGAACCTGGTCGGCGCGTTCTTGTCCACAGCCGTTGCGGCAACCATTGCCAAGGGTCTGATCGACGCCAACCTGGTAACCCTGGAACTGGTCTTCGCCGGTCTGGTCGGGGGCATCGTCTGGAACCTGCTCACCTGGCTCCTGGGTATCCCTTCGAGTTCCTCGCACGCGCTGATTGGCGGCATCGTCGGCGCCACGATCGCCGCCGTCGGCGCGCGGGGCGTGATCTGGCACGGCGTGGTGTCCAAGGTGATCATCCCGGCCATCATCGCCGCTTTCCTGGCCGTGGTGGTCGGGGCGACGGCCACCTGGCTGGTCTACTGGATTACCCGCGGTGTCCCGGAGCCGCGCACCGCGACCGGGTTCCGACGGGGCCAGATCGGCTCGGCGTCGCTGGTGTCGCTGGCGCACGGGACCAACGACGCTCAAAAGACGATGGGAGTCATCTTTCTGGCGCTGATGTCGTACGGCGCAGTCAGCAGGACCGCTTCAATGCCGCCACTGTGGGTCATCGTGAGTTGCGCGATAGCGATGGCGCTGGGCACCTACCTGGGCGGCTGGCGGATCATCCGCACCCTTGGCAAGGGATTGGTGGAGATTCATCCGCCGCAGGGCATGTCCGCCGAATCATCCTCTGCCGCGGTCATTCTGCTATCCGCCCACTTCGGTTACGCGTTGTCGACGACGCAGGTCTGCACCGGCTCGGTGCTGGGCAGCGGGCTGGGCAAGCCCGGCGGCGAGGTGCGCTGGGGCGTGGCCGGCCGGATGGCGACCGCCTGGCTGGTCACGCTTCCGTTGGCCGGGCTCGTCGGGGCGATCACTTATTGGATCGTCCACATCATCGGCGGCTATCCGGGCGCAATCATCGGCTTCTCGCTGTTGGTCGCGGTCTCTGCCGCCATCTACATCCGGTCGCGCCGGGTCAAGGTCGACCACAACAACGTCAACGCCGACTGGGAAGGCAACCTGACGGCCGGGCTCGAAGGTTCAGAGGATTACAAGCCACCCTCGACCCCGGGCCCTAAGTTCGGGGGCCGAACGCCGCAGTTCGGCTCCGACGACGACACGGTTACCGCGGGGAACCCTTCATGA
- a CDS encoding nitroreductase family deazaflavin-dependent oxidoreductase, whose product MAERIRPPWWLKPLNKVFIQMSRLGMSFGGESPVVLTVPGRKSGTPRSTPITPMTVDGKRYVVGGFPGADWVQNVRAAGEVTLTRGRTKERVRMVELSAADAKPLLRAYPTEVPTGVGFMKRAGLVHDGRPEEFEALAGRCAVFRFDPV is encoded by the coding sequence ATGGCTGAACGGATCAGACCACCATGGTGGCTCAAGCCGCTGAACAAGGTTTTCATTCAGATGTCGCGGCTCGGGATGAGCTTCGGCGGTGAAAGCCCCGTCGTGTTGACGGTCCCGGGCCGCAAGTCCGGTACTCCGCGGTCGACGCCGATCACACCGATGACGGTGGACGGCAAGCGTTACGTCGTCGGCGGCTTCCCGGGCGCGGATTGGGTGCAAAACGTCAGAGCGGCAGGCGAAGTCACGCTGACCCGCGGCCGCACCAAGGAGCGCGTTCGAATGGTGGAACTCTCCGCCGCGGATGCCAAGCCGCTGCTGCGCGCATACCCCACCGAAGTGCCCACCGGCGTCGGCTTCATGAAGCGCGCCGGACTGGTCCACGACGGTCGCCCCGAGGAATTCGAGGCATTGGCTGGACGGTGCGCCGTCTTCCGATTCGACCCGGTGTGA
- a CDS encoding VOC family protein has translation MEILASRMLLRPANYEQSLSFYRDQIGLAIAREYGAGTVFFAGQSLLELAGYGKPDHSRGPFPGALWLQVRDLEATQAELQRRGVAIAREARREPWGLHEMHVIDPDGVTLIFIEVPKGHPLRVDTRQ, from the coding sequence ATGGAGATTCTGGCCAGCCGGATGCTGCTTCGGCCGGCGAACTATGAACAATCGCTGAGTTTCTACCGCGACCAGATCGGGCTGGCAATTGCCCGTGAATATGGTGCTGGCACAGTATTTTTCGCCGGCCAGTCGCTACTCGAACTGGCCGGATACGGCAAGCCGGACCACTCCCGGGGACCCTTTCCCGGCGCGCTGTGGCTGCAGGTGCGCGACCTGGAGGCGACCCAGGCGGAACTGCAGCGCCGCGGGGTAGCGATCGCTCGCGAGGCGCGCCGCGAACCGTGGGGACTGCACGAGATGCACGTGATCGATCCGGACGGCGTCACGCTGATTTTTATCGAGGTTCCCAAGGGGCACCCGCTGCGGGTAGACACCCGACAGTGA
- the menE gene encoding o-succinylbenzoate--CoA ligase — translation MLLPALERVLDGRDPALVAAPPQPDAALRALRVGEEIDDDVALVVTTSGTTGAPKGALLTAAALTASASATHDRLGGPGRWLLAVPPFHIAGLQVLVRSVLAGTAPVELNVSNGFDVTELPSAVRRLGPGRRYTSLVAAQLAKALTDPAATDALAVLDAVLIGGGPASRRVLDAAAAAGITVVRTYGMSETAGGCVYDGVALDGVRLRVAADGRIVLGGATLAKGYRNPVDPDPFAEPGWFLTNDLGAVDDSGALTVLGRADDAISTGGLTVLPQPVEAALATHPAIRDCAVFGLADDRLGQRVVAAIVISDGCAAPTLDALRAHVSASLDATAAPRELHIVDALPRRGIGKLDRMALVRRFAGRDQ, via the coding sequence CTGCTGCTGCCGGCCCTAGAGCGGGTCCTCGACGGCCGTGATCCCGCACTGGTCGCGGCGCCGCCCCAACCTGACGCAGCGCTGCGCGCCTTACGGGTGGGCGAAGAGATCGATGACGATGTCGCCCTGGTGGTGACGACGTCCGGCACCACCGGTGCTCCCAAGGGCGCGTTGCTGACGGCTGCCGCGTTGACCGCGAGCGCGTCGGCCACCCACGACCGTCTCGGCGGGCCGGGCCGCTGGCTGCTGGCCGTGCCGCCGTTTCACATCGCCGGTCTGCAGGTGCTGGTGCGCAGCGTGCTCGCCGGCACCGCGCCGGTCGAACTGAATGTGTCCAACGGGTTCGACGTCACCGAGTTACCCAGCGCTGTAAGAAGATTGGGTCCTGGTAGGCGTTACACGTCGCTGGTCGCGGCCCAGTTGGCCAAGGCGCTCACCGACCCGGCTGCGACGGACGCGCTGGCCGTGTTGGACGCGGTGCTAATCGGTGGCGGACCGGCTTCCCGGCGGGTTCTGGATGCTGCCGCGGCCGCGGGTATCACGGTGGTTCGTACGTACGGGATGAGTGAAACGGCGGGAGGCTGCGTTTACGACGGGGTGGCGCTGGACGGGGTTCGGCTGCGGGTGGCGGCCGATGGCCGCATCGTGCTGGGCGGCGCGACGCTGGCCAAGGGCTATCGCAACCCCGTCGATCCCGATCCGTTCGCCGAACCGGGCTGGTTTCTCACCAACGACCTTGGCGCCGTGGATGATTCGGGTGCGCTGACCGTGCTGGGCCGCGCCGACGACGCGATCAGCACGGGTGGCTTGACCGTGCTGCCCCAGCCTGTCGAGGCCGCCCTGGCTACGCATCCCGCGATCCGCGATTGCGCGGTTTTCGGGCTTGCCGACGACCGGCTCGGCCAGCGGGTGGTGGCCGCGATTGTGATCAGCGACGGGTGCGCGGCGCCGACGCTGGACGCACTGCGGGCGCATGTGTCGGCCAGCCTGGATGCCACCGCCGCACCCCGCGAACTGCATATCGTCGACGCGCTGCCGCGACGCGGCATCGGCAAGCTCGACCGCATGGCGTTGGTGCGCCGGTTTGCCGGACGCGATCAATAG
- a CDS encoding SDR family oxidoreductase, with protein sequence MSRSPLRRLADQITLASMRPPASPQLLINRPAIKPVELAGKRVLLTGASSGIGEAAAEKFAQRGATVVVVARRQDLLDEVADRITTSGGTAMSVPCDLSDMDAVDALVADVEKRIGGVDILINNAARSIRRPLAESLERWHDVERTMVLNYYAPLRLIRGFAPGMLERADGHIINVATWGVLSESSPLFSVYNASKAALCSVSRIVETEWGRKGVHSTTLYYPLVATPMIAPTKAYEGLPALTPQEAAEWMITAARTRPVRIAPRIALAAKAMNTVGPRWVDALLGRRGKQAG encoded by the coding sequence GTGAGCAGGAGTCCGCTGCGCCGGTTGGCCGATCAGATCACGCTGGCCAGCATGCGGCCCCCGGCTTCGCCGCAACTGCTGATCAATCGCCCCGCGATCAAACCGGTTGAACTCGCCGGCAAGCGCGTCCTGCTCACCGGCGCATCGTCGGGCATCGGCGAAGCCGCGGCCGAGAAGTTCGCGCAACGTGGTGCCACCGTGGTCGTGGTTGCTCGTCGACAGGATCTGCTGGACGAGGTGGCCGACCGGATCACCACTTCAGGCGGCACGGCGATGTCGGTTCCCTGCGACCTCTCCGACATGGACGCTGTCGACGCGCTCGTCGCCGACGTCGAAAAGCGCATCGGCGGAGTCGACATCCTGATCAACAACGCCGCCCGCTCGATCCGGCGGCCGCTGGCCGAGTCGCTGGAACGCTGGCACGACGTCGAGCGGACCATGGTGCTCAACTACTACGCCCCGCTGCGGCTGATCCGCGGATTTGCGCCAGGAATGCTCGAGCGCGCCGACGGCCACATCATCAACGTCGCGACCTGGGGCGTGCTGTCGGAATCTTCGCCGCTGTTCTCCGTCTACAACGCATCAAAGGCCGCGCTGTGCTCGGTGAGCCGGATCGTCGAAACCGAGTGGGGCCGAAAGGGCGTGCATTCCACGACCCTGTACTACCCGCTGGTGGCGACTCCCATGATCGCGCCGACGAAGGCCTACGAAGGCCTGCCCGCGCTGACGCCACAAGAAGCCGCGGAGTGGATGATCACCGCCGCGCGTACCCGGCCGGTGCGGATCGCGCCGCGGATCGCGCTTGCGGCCAAGGCGATGAACACCGTGGGTCCGCGGTGGGTCGACGCGCTGCTGGGGCGGCGTGGCAAGCAGGCCGGATAG